In Ochrobactrum vermis, the following proteins share a genomic window:
- a CDS encoding phage tail length tape measure family protein — protein sequence MADKTDDLIISISTDMATVRRSLKKLEADISTSTKGVVKQFEAMGKGIDNSITTAMQSRINEMVGIGTKASKQWTGALAQQGAELEKLRMRYNPVFAAVRQYQESVVGIQQAHRLGAISAEEMTTAIQRERRATLDSIAAIKQRNAAVKSGPRSFQTANIAAQFQDIAVTSAMGMSPIQIALQQGTQLSAVFNEMGKGRDVIKGIGAAFASIISPVSLVTIGVIAAGAALFQYITTADKTKSIDEILKEHAAIIQSLGPAYESAAQKQQQYINQSKDLANLRLRALVDERQTALLDQAQKSIGNLAKSEGLTLLGSRFEAARAAIARFQASVTAGKPQVAAFQEEITRLQKAGELTDKVANALINATAEAARAETAFSALDTKVDDAAFAAAKFADGLGKISSSKARDELQQLFDKTVQGDGRFRDLIDAINRLAMTVPDLSEHRNELIKLAEAALTARAAVDGFAKTTPKGNREPGLGDAAFNRRYGANDDIVNKLESQKKELEKKPKKSSAERQAERDANAYRDLVKSAQDRIDQLNLEEQLVGKTGVAAEAMRMKLELLQRAQDKGRSVTEAQRAEIDKLAASYGALAETVSTAQLAEELRFEREQMFRSPTEQRVHSTLRNAGIDPEGAQGKALASSIRLNEELARGKELALDFAQGFANDLMNSANAMDILRNSASRLAQMLIEMGTNSVINGLFANLGGGLFGGGFKANTTLGDFLKGIPGFATGTNSAPGGMALVGERGPELLNIPRGAQVIPNDILGSIARGGVSAPRVPSIPSAANSNGSTGVHVTLGWSKDADGNIAPIVRDVAQQTFKQGINAYDRGGAVRTARDLRQVNQRGLVK from the coding sequence ATGGCCGACAAGACAGATGACCTGATTATCAGTATCAGCACTGACATGGCGACGGTGCGCCGAAGCCTGAAGAAGCTTGAGGCTGATATATCCACGTCCACGAAAGGCGTGGTCAAGCAGTTCGAAGCCATGGGCAAAGGCATCGATAATTCGATCACGACTGCGATGCAGTCACGCATCAATGAGATGGTCGGGATCGGCACGAAGGCATCCAAGCAGTGGACCGGCGCGCTTGCCCAGCAGGGCGCAGAGCTTGAAAAGCTGCGCATGCGTTACAATCCGGTCTTTGCTGCCGTGCGGCAGTATCAGGAGAGTGTTGTCGGCATCCAGCAGGCGCATCGACTTGGTGCTATCTCTGCTGAAGAAATGACGACGGCCATTCAGCGCGAGCGTAGGGCCACGCTGGACAGTATAGCAGCAATCAAGCAGCGGAATGCTGCGGTGAAGTCCGGACCAAGAAGCTTTCAGACCGCCAACATCGCCGCCCAGTTTCAGGATATCGCCGTCACGTCAGCTATGGGTATGTCACCTATCCAGATCGCACTTCAGCAGGGCACCCAGCTTTCTGCCGTCTTTAACGAAATGGGTAAAGGCCGCGACGTGATCAAAGGCATTGGCGCCGCGTTCGCATCGATTATCAGCCCTGTGTCTTTGGTCACGATTGGCGTCATCGCTGCCGGTGCTGCCCTGTTCCAGTACATCACGACAGCGGACAAGACGAAATCGATTGATGAGATACTGAAGGAACATGCGGCGATCATTCAAAGCCTTGGTCCGGCATATGAAAGCGCCGCTCAGAAACAGCAGCAATACATCAATCAGTCGAAAGACCTAGCTAACCTCCGTTTGCGAGCATTGGTGGACGAACGCCAAACCGCCCTTCTTGATCAGGCTCAAAAATCGATTGGAAATCTGGCGAAATCGGAAGGCCTGACACTTCTGGGCTCCAGATTTGAAGCGGCACGTGCGGCTATCGCTCGATTTCAGGCGTCGGTCACTGCCGGAAAACCACAGGTCGCAGCGTTTCAGGAAGAGATCACCCGCTTACAAAAAGCTGGCGAGCTTACTGATAAAGTGGCCAATGCTCTCATAAATGCCACCGCTGAGGCCGCACGGGCAGAAACAGCGTTTAGCGCTCTCGATACCAAAGTTGATGATGCTGCATTCGCAGCAGCTAAGTTTGCTGATGGCCTCGGCAAGATATCGTCATCGAAAGCACGTGATGAGCTTCAGCAGCTGTTCGACAAGACGGTGCAAGGCGATGGTCGTTTCCGTGACCTGATCGACGCCATCAATCGGCTGGCGATGACGGTCCCTGACCTCAGCGAACACCGCAATGAACTGATCAAACTCGCTGAAGCGGCTCTGACTGCTCGCGCTGCCGTCGACGGCTTTGCCAAGACTACGCCGAAGGGCAATCGTGAACCGGGCCTCGGTGATGCCGCTTTCAATCGCCGCTATGGCGCAAATGATGACATCGTCAACAAACTAGAAAGCCAGAAGAAAGAGCTTGAGAAGAAGCCTAAGAAATCATCGGCAGAGCGGCAGGCTGAGCGTGATGCGAATGCCTATCGTGATCTGGTCAAATCGGCTCAGGATCGCATAGACCAGCTTAACCTTGAGGAACAGCTTGTAGGCAAGACCGGCGTTGCAGCCGAGGCCATGCGCATGAAGCTGGAGCTTCTTCAGCGGGCGCAGGATAAAGGCCGCTCTGTCACCGAAGCCCAGCGGGCCGAAATCGACAAGCTTGCTGCATCTTACGGGGCATTGGCCGAAACGGTGTCAACCGCGCAACTGGCTGAAGAACTGCGATTTGAGCGCGAGCAGATGTTTCGCAGTCCGACTGAACAGCGCGTCCACAGTACTTTGCGCAATGCAGGCATTGATCCCGAAGGAGCACAGGGAAAAGCACTAGCATCATCGATCAGGCTTAATGAAGAGCTGGCAAGAGGCAAGGAACTTGCACTCGACTTCGCCCAAGGTTTCGCCAACGATCTTATGAACAGTGCAAATGCGATGGATATCCTGCGCAATTCTGCAAGCCGTCTCGCCCAGATGCTGATCGAGATGGGAACGAACAGTGTCATCAACGGACTGTTCGCAAACCTCGGCGGCGGATTGTTCGGTGGTGGGTTCAAAGCGAACACAACCTTGGGGGATTTTCTGAAGGGCATACCGGGCTTCGCGACTGGAACGAACTCCGCGCCCGGCGGGATGGCTCTGGTCGGTGAACGCGGGCCGGAACTGTTGAATATCCCTCGCGGCGCGCAGGTCATCCCGAATGATATTCTGGGATCTATCGCACGTGGCGGTGTTTCCGCGCCGCGTGTGCCTTCTATCCCGTCGGCTGCAAATTCCAATGGCTCGACCGGCGTTCACGTGACGCTCGGCTGGTCGAAGGATGCGGACGGAAACATAGCGCCTATCGTTCGGGACGTGGCCCAGCAGACATTCAAGCAGGGGATCAACGCTTACGACCGTGGCGGGGCCGTAAGAACCGCTCGCGATCTGCGACAGGTCAATCAAAGAGGACTGGTAAAGTAA
- a CDS encoding phage tail tube protein, giving the protein MADGQQIGRLLLIKIGDGNTTPGPEEFKNLCGLQTTSFNMSANEVDTTVRDCQNPAATPQKTAEPGIKNRTFTGNGKYIAGADSSTFVQHVIDATKFNAQVSVPGMGTFTGPWFVSDYELSGEDEGNMDFSATFVAAGPLTFEAEV; this is encoded by the coding sequence ATGGCTGATGGACAGCAGATTGGTCGCCTTCTCCTGATCAAGATCGGGGACGGCAATACCACTCCCGGCCCGGAGGAATTCAAGAACCTTTGCGGCCTGCAAACCACATCCTTCAACATGTCGGCCAATGAGGTCGATACGACCGTTCGCGACTGTCAAAACCCAGCCGCAACGCCTCAGAAGACGGCAGAACCGGGCATCAAGAACCGCACCTTTACCGGCAATGGCAAGTACATCGCTGGCGCGGATAGCTCGACCTTCGTTCAGCACGTGATCGATGCGACCAAGTTCAATGCTCAAGTCAGCGTTCCCGGTATGGGCACGTTCACCGGGCCTTGGTTCGTTTCCGATTATGAGCTTTCGGGCGAGGATGAAGGCAACATGGATTTCAGCGCTACCTTTGTTGCCGCTGGACCGCTCACTTTTGAAGCCGAGGTATAA